The Synechococcus sp. BL107 nucleotide sequence GCGGCCTCTGGGCTTTTGTTGCCCTGCACGGTGCTTTCGCACTGATCGGCTTCATGCTGCGTCAGTTCGAAATTGCTCGTCTCGTCGGCATTCGTCCTTACAACGCCATCGCCTTCTCCGGCCCGATTGCGGTGTTCGTCAGTGTTTTCCTGATGTACCCCCTCGGCCAGAGCAGCTGGTTCTTCGCGCCATCCTTCGGTGTGGCAGCGATCTTCCGCTTCCTCCTCTTCTTGCAGGGCTTCCACAACTGGACGCTGAACCCCTTCCACATGATGGGAGTGGCCGGCATCTTGGGCGGCGCTCTGTTGTGTGCGATTCACGGTGCAACCGTGGAAAACACACTGTTCGAGGATGGTGAGCAAGCGAACACCTTTAAGGCGTTCGAACCCACCCAGGAAGAAGAGACCTATTCCATGGTCACCGCCAACCGCTTCTGGAGCCAAATCTTCGGAATTGCGTTCTCCAACAAGCGCTGGCTGCACTTCTTCATGCTGTTCGTGCCAGTGATGGGCCTCTGGACTAGCTCCATCGGCATCATCGGTCTGGCCCTCAACCTGCGTGCCTATGACTTCGTGTCACAGGAAATCCGCGCTGCTGAGGACCCCGAATTTGAGACCTTCTACACCAAGAACATTCTTCTGAATGAAGGTCTGCGTGCCTGGATGGCACCGGCTGACCAGCCGCATGAAAACTTCGTCTTCCCTGAAGAGGTTCTGCCCCGTGGAAACGCCCTTTAATGCTGGTCTTGTCGCCACTGGCGGCAAAGACCTCGACTCCACCGGCTATGCCTGGTGGTCTGGAAATGCCCGCCTGATTAACCTGTCAGGCCGTTTGCTTGGCGCCCACGTGGCCCATGCCGGTTTGATGGTGTTCTGGGCAGGCGCAATGATGCTGTTCGAGGTGAGTCACTTCACCTATGACAAGCCCATGTACGAGCAGGGCTTCATCTGCATGCCCCACGTCGCCACCCTTGGCTATGGCGTAGGACCCGGCGGAGAAGTTACTGATCTCTTCCCCTTCTTTGTGGTTGGTGTTTTACACCTGATCAGCTCAGCCGTTCTTGGCTTGGGCGGTCTCTACCACGCCCTGCGCGGTCCTGAGATTTTGGAGAACTACTCCTCCTTCTTCTCCCAGGATTGGCGCGACAAAAACCAGATGACCAACATCATTGGTTATCACCTGATCCTTCTTGGTGTCGGCTGCTTGCTGCTGGTCTTTAAGGCCATGTTTTTCGGCGGCGTCTACGACACCTGGGCCCCCGGCGGTGGCGACGTTCGTTTGATCACGAACCCCACCCTCGACCCTGGCGTGATCTTCGGTTATCTCTTCCGCGCTCCCTTTGGTGGCGAAGGTTGGATCATCGGCGTGAACTCCATGGAAGACATCATTGGTGGCCACATCTGGTTGGGTTTAACGCTGATCTTCGGTGGCATTTGGCACGCCATCACCAAGCCTTTTGGCTGGGTGCGCCGTGCCTTCATCTGGAATGGTGAGGCCTATCTGAGCTACAGCCTGGGTGCCTTGAGCTTCATGAGCTTCATCGCATCGGCTTACATCTGGTTCAACAACACCGCCTATCCATCTGAGTTTTGGGGTCCTACCAACGCTGAGGCATCCCAAGCCCAAAGTTTCACCTTCCTGGTGCGTGACCAACGCCTCGGAGCCAACATCGGTTCTGCCATGGGCCCCACCGGCCTTGGTAAGTACCTGATGCGCTCACCAACTGGTGAAATCATCTTCGGTGGCGAAACCATGCGCTTCTGGGACTTCCGCGGTCCTTGGCTGGAGCCCCTGCGTGGCCCCAATGGTTTGAGCCTCGACAAACTGCAAAATGACATTCAGCCATGGCAAGTGCGCCGTGCTGCTGAGTACATGACGCACGCCCCCAACGCTTCCCTGAACTCTGTTGGCGGCATCATCACCGAACCCAACTCGGTGAACTATGTGAATCTTCGTCAGTGGCTGGGAGCAGCACAATTCGTGCTCGCTTTCTTCTTCCTGGTGGGTCACCTCTGGCATGCAGGCCGCGCCCGCGCCGCCGCAGCTGGTTTTGAAAAAGGAATCGATCGCAAAGCGGAACCCGTTCTCGGAATGCCCGATCTCGATTGATCAATCAGTCGATTTCCACGATCGTTCAACAACTAACCCCCACCAAATCGGTGGGGGTTTTTTATTGGCCAAGCGAAATCACCCAATCGATCAGCCCACTACAAAAACAATCGGAATGAGACGAAATCGTGACAATTACGTTACTAATTCGCATACATATCGATTCAATCTCGTGGATCGTTGCAATTCCCGCGATCTGGGCAGCGTCGATTCGTAGCCTGAGGTGGCCGCCGTGACTGACGCCGCTGTGACGAACCCGGTGTCCGAGCCTGGATCCAATCCCCCTGCCGTGGGAGTCAACACCCGGGTGATTCATCACGGTGAAGGCTTTGCTGGAGACACCGGGTCGGTGATGCCCCCGATCTTTCCAAGCTCCACCTTCGCCCACGGCAACGCTGGAGGCTTTGATTACACCCGCTCAGGCAACCCAAACTTTCGAATTTTGGACGGAGTGCTGAGTGCACTCGAAGGTTGCGACCACACAACTGTGTTTGGTTCTGGCGTCAGCGCAATCACAGCGGTGGTGTCGCAACTCAAGCAAGGAGACCTCGTTCTTTGCGAAGAGAACCTCTATGGCTGCACCGTCCGCTTATTTGAACAGGTGTTCGCCAAGTTCGGTCTACGAACGCAATGGGTGGACTTCACCGAAGCCAGTGCGCTCAACATTTTGCGCAGCAGCAAGCCAGCAATGGTGTGGATTGAAAGCCCAACCAATCCACTCCTCAAGGTGATCGATATCGAGGCCGTGTGCAGCGTGGCCCGTGAGTTCGCCATCCCCGTTGTCGTCGACAACACCTTCGCGACAGCTTTGGTTCAACGGCCCTTGGAACTCGGAGCGACGCTATCCCTCACAAGCACCACGAAATACATCAACGGCCACTCCGATGCCCTTGGCGGTGCCGTGTCGACCAACGACACCGATTGGCATCAAAAAATGGTGTTTTCGCAAAAGGCACTGGGCTTACAGCCCTCCCCCTTTGATTCCTGGCTCATCACTCGGGGGATCAAAACGCTTCCACTGCGACTGAAGCAACAAATGGCGAATGCCGCCGCTTTGGCTGATCAACTGGCGTTGCATCCAAAAGTGGCATGGGTGCGCTACCCCCACCGCAACGACCATCCTCAACACGCTTTAGCCCAGCGACAGATGAAGGGAGGAGGAGCAATCGTGACCGTGAGCTTCCAGGCCAACCAAGAGCAAACCTATCGACTCTGCAAGCAGTTGAACTGGTTCACCATGGCCGAAAGCCTTGGTGGCATTGAAAGCTTGATCTGCCACCCCGCCACCATGACCCACGCTGCCGTATCAGCTGAAGTGAAGGCCAAACTCGGCATCGACGATGGTCTGGTGCGCTTCTCCGTGGGCTGCGAAGACCTGGTAGATCTACAGGCCGACTTAGCGCAAGCCCTGGAGCTGCTGGCGTGAGCGAGCGCAACCTGCTGCAGGAGCCGTGCTGGCAGGGATCTGACCTTGGCCATCCTCTGCCCGATCACCCCCATGCCGTGTCGATGGCCCTGCCTCGATGGAGTGACGTGATCGCCTACGAAGAGCACGAACCCGCCTGCCGATCAGCACTCCAAACGATTTATCCGCGCTTTGGTCTGCACCCGTTCCTCCAAGAATTGGCCAGCCAAGTGAACAGCGAGGGCATCGGGGTGTGGCCCTTCGCCAGCAGGGCCGCTGCCCAGGCGGCCCTGCTGCATTGCCAAAGGAAATCGCCACAGTCGACGCTGCGCTTGGTGGATCAACAGAAGATCAGCTGTTTATGCACGGATGCCGCGGCCAACATCCATGCCAAAGCCTTTTGGCAGCACACCGGACTTGGAGCCTCATCGCGGCAGGCGGCCATTGCCCTTGGCCACGAATTGGCACCAGCACCCAATCAGGGGGAGCAAGCTCGACAACGCGTTCGACAACGGCTCGCCGCAATCCACCATTGCCCTGAAGAGCACATCAGCCTCGTTCCAGCCGGTATGGCCGCACTTCACGCTGGATTAGAGGCCGTTCAAACCCTGCGACCGGGCCGACCCACCTTGCAGTTGGGGTTTCCTTATGTGGATGTTCTGAAACAACCTCAGGTGGTGTTCCATGGCAGTGAGTTACTCAGAAGCACGGATCTGGGCGACATCGTCGCCACATTGGACCGGCTGGATCCCGCAGCGGTGATTGTGGAACTCCCCAGCAATCCGCTGTTGCGCTGTGTGGATTTAAGGGCAGTTGCAGAACTCGTCCATGCCCGCGGGATCCCCCTCATCGCCGACGACACAATCGGAACGGGGATCAACCTCGAGGCACTCCCCTACGCAGACCTGGTTTTCACATCCCTCACCAAAAGCTTTGCGGGACGAGGCGATGTGATGGCGGGATGCCTACTGATCAGCCCTTACTCGCAGTGGACATCCACCCTGCTGGAGGCCGTCGCACCAAGGGCGTCGCTGAGCGACGCCGATGCCATCGCCCTGGAACGAAACAGCCGCGATGTGAACGAGCGGGTGCCACGCCTGGATGCCAATTGCCTTGCGCTGGCCCAAAAGCTGGAAACGCATCCAGCCGTCAAGCGTGTGCTGCATCCCAAAGATTGCAAGAACTTTCAGGCCCTAAAAAAGCGCGGCGCCGGAGATGGTTGTTTGCTGAGTTTCGAACTGCATGCAGGCGAACTCAATGCCGAACGGGTATTCGACGCCCTACAGATTTGCAAAGGACCCAGCCTGGGCACCTCCTTCAGCCTGGTGTGCCCTTACACCCAACTGGCCCACTACGACGAACTGGACTGGGCTGAAGCCTGTGGTGTTCCAGCCCATCTACTGCGGGTTTCAGTTGGGCTTGAAGAACCAAATGAACTCTGGAGCCGCTTCCAAGAAGCCCTAGCCCATGCAACGGACCAACCCAAAGTCTGAAAATGCCGTTAACAACTGAAGTTTTTACGAGCCAAATCACTAAGTTGACGTCTTAGGGCCAATTCCAATACAGACGCGTTATGTCTCGCATTTACGACGACAACAGCCTCGCCATCGGCAACACCCCGCTGGTGAAACTGAATCACGTCACCAAAAACTGCAAAGCCACCGTTCTCGCAAAGGTCGAAGGACGCAACCCTGCTTACAGCGTGAAGTGCCGGATTGGCGCCAACATGATCTGGGATGCAGAAAAGAGCGGCAAACTCACCAAGGACAAGGTGATTGTTGAACCCACATCGGGCAATACCGGGATCGCCTTGGCCTTCACCGCTGCAGCGCGTGGCTACAAACTGATCCTCACCATGCCCGAGTCGATGTCGATCGAACGGCGACGCGTCATGGCGGTGATGGGAGCTGAAATCGTTTTAACCGAAGCGGCCAAAGGCATGCCGGGTGCGATTGCGAAAGCCAAGGAGATTGCCGATAGCAATCCCTCGAAATTTTTCATGCCCGGTCAATTCGATAACCCAGCCAATCCAGAGATCCACTTCAAAACTACTGGTCCTGAGATCTGGAACGATTGCGATGGTGCCATCGACGTGTTTGTGGCTGGCGTGGGCACCGGCGGCACGATCACCGGTGTATCGCGCTACATCAAAAATGAAGCCGGTAAAGCGATTGAATCCGTCGCGGTGGAGCCAACAAATAGCCCCGTGATCACCCAAACCATGAATGGTGAGGCGGTGAAGCCTGGTCCCCACAAAATTCAGGGCATTGGCGCTGGCTTCATCCCCAAGAACCTCGACCTCTCCGTTGTCGACAAGGTGGAGCAGGTGACCAATGAAGAGTCGATCGCCATGGCGCTTCGCTTAGCGGAAGAAGAAGGCCTATTGGTTGGCATCTCGTGTGGGGCTGCAGCCGCTGCGGCGATTCGCCTCGCAGAACAAGATGCTTATGCGGGCAAAACGATTGTTGTGGTTCTGCCCGACCTCGCTGAGCGTTATCTCTCCTCAGTGATGTTTGCCGAAGTGCCAACTGGAATCATCGAACAGCCCGTCGCGGTTTAAGTCAGCGCTGGCCCCTCAAGCCAAAGGTTTGGTTCGCCCTGCACGTTGTGCGGGGCTTTTTTTTGGGCACCGTCAATTCGGGGTAACGCCTGGCAACACAGCGTCCGGTGGAATCCACATGGCATCGCCATAGGAAAAAAACCGGTACTCGTGATCAATCGCCTCGGCATACAGCGCCAGCAATTTCTCCCGACCAATCAGTGCACTCACCAGCAGCAACAAGGAACTCTTCGGCAGATGGAAATTGGTCAATAAGCCCTGCACGACTGCAAAGCGATAGCCAGGCTGAATCACCAGGTTCACCGGTCCGGTGAATGGTTTCAGCACGCCCCCCTGCAGCTGCGCAGCCCCCTCCAGTGCGCGCACGCTGGTGGTGCCAACAGCGATCACGCGACCACGACACTGCTGAATCGCCTCCACCACGGACGCATTCACCTCAATCCACTCGCTGTGCAATTCCAGCTGCGTGAGGTCTTCTGTTTCCACGGGGCGAAACGTACCCAGCCCCACATGCAGGGTGATCCGGGCCAAGCCGACACCCTTGCGCTGCAAACCAGCCAACAGTTCATCACTGAAATGCAGTCCGGCCGTCGGTGCTGCCACGGCACCCGGCCGATCCGCATAACGCGTTTGATACCGCTCGGCATCGGCAGGATCATGACGGTCGATATAGGGAGGCAATGGCACTTCACCGCACTGATTGAGCAGGGCTTCGATCGACTCCGCATCCCTGCAATCCAACGGGAACTGCACAATCCGCCCCCCACTGGCGGGATCCTCATGAAGCACCCGCAGGGTGATCGCCGTGCCCTCAATCGTGAGCAGGTCGCCTGGACGCATGCGCTTCGCCGGGCGCGCCAAACAGAGCCATTGCCCCTCACCACGGGGCTCTAGCACCAACAATTCAGATGCCCCACCTCCAGAGCGCCGGACTTTGAGCCGCGCCTTAAGAACCCTGGTGTCGTTGACCACCAGCAAGTCACCTGGCCGAAGCTCCTCCAGCAGATTCCAAACTTTTTGATGGCGCACTGCCCGCACTCCATCGGCTTGGCCGGGGCTGATCAGCAGACGCGCGTCGTGGCGCGGCTCCACCGGAGCCTGAGCAATGCGCTCAGGCGGCAAGTGGTAGTCGTAACTGCTGAGCTGCTGATCGAGGGAATCCGGCACTCGGATTAGAGCGCCAAGCTCTCCGGACGGTTCTCAATCAAATCAGCCAAAGCCTTCAGAAACGAGGCTCCATCGGCGCCGTACACAACCCGATGATCAGCGGTGAGGTTCACCTGCATCTGACGTTTCACCGAAATGGAGCCATCCTTGCCAGCCACAACCATGGGACGCGAGGCGGCCACTGCCAAAATCGCTCCGGTGCCTGGCGGAAGGATCGCGTCAAAGCGGTCGACGCCAAACATGCCGAGGTTGGAGAGGGTAAATGTTCCCGTGCTGTATTCCTCAGGCAAAAGCTGCTTACTGCGGGATCGCTTCACAAGGTCAGCCCATTGGCGAGACATTTCATAGAGATCCGTGCGATCGGCTTGACGCAAAACAGGCGTGATTAAGCCCCCGTCTTCCATCGCAACAGCGACAGCCACATTCACGTCCGCGGGATAACTCATCCCAGCTGCGGTAGTTGCCGCATTCACCTGGGGATGGTGGGCCAGCGTCACGGCCACTGCCTTGGCCAAAAGCGCTGTCATCGTAACGCCCTTTGGCTTCACCTTTTTGTAAAACGCGTCCAATTTGTCGGTGGTGATCGTGTAACCGACGCGGAAGCAAGGCACAGCCAGGCTGGCTTCCATATTCCGGTTCACAGCTCCCTGCAGGGTGTTGAACGCAACCGTCTCCCCAGGACGGCCGAAGCTGTTGCCAGCCGGTGCTGAGGCTGCCGGTGCTGATGCTGAGGTAGCAGATCCTCCAACGGCTGGACCCGTCCCTTCCGCCACTCGCGGCACCGAAATGGGCTGCCCAGTGGCCTGTTCCACATCCTCGGCCTGGATGCGCCCGTGGGGACCGCTTCCACGAACCGTGGCGAGGTCGACACCTAATTGAGAAGCAAGCTTTTTGGCCCGGGGGCTGGCGACGATGCGACCGTCGTTCACAACGGGCGCTGCCACCACAGGAGCGGCAGCGGGTGCTGGCGTTGGCGTTGGCGCAGGAGACGGCATCGGTGCCTGAACCGCTGCTGGTGTGGGAGCTGGTGCTGGGGCAGGAGCTGGAGCTGCTGCAGCCACAGGAGCTGCTGGCGCGTTGGCTTTGGCGTCTGCAATCTCAGCTTCGGTTTCAACGATTAAGCCGATGGTTTCACCAACTGGTGCCGAGCTGCCAGCCGGCATCAGAACCGCGGCCAGAAAGCCGTCCTGAAACGACTCAACGTCCATGTCGGCCTTATCCGACTCCACCACCAGCACTGATTCACCACGGGCAACCTTGTCCCCAGGCTGTTTCAGCCACTCCACGATCTTGCCCTCCGTCATGGTGGAGCTAAGGGCAGGCATAAAGATGTCGTGGGTTGCCAAGACCGTCTCCGAGGGCTGATCAGGGCAGTTTACGAGTCAGCTGACGACTGGGATCAACCTTCTTCAATTGACTGCACAACACCATCACGAACAACGATGGCAACTTGCATTTTTTGCACGAGGTTGTCGCCAACCTTGAGCTCACAGGTGCTCTCTAACTGACCCTGTTCAACGATCTGATCCATCTCCAGTTCGCGGACCTGAGCCTGCTGCTGCAACAGGTTGCGCTTTTGCTCTTCGAGCTCTGCGCGCTTGGCCGCCACCTGTTGCTGGATCTGTCCCACTTGATCCTGAACCCTTGGATCCAGGGGGTTTGCACTCTGACGACGGACCTGATCCACGACGTCCTGACCCTCCTTTTCCAGCTGCGCCAGCTGCTGGTCAGCTGTCGCGATGCCATTGCTGAGCTCACGCTCGGCTTCTTCTTTCCAGGTCGGCGTCACCACGGCGCGCACCGTGATCGGCCGCTTGATGTTTAGGAACGTGCCGTCGGACATTGACTTCAAAAATTTGAATCAAGCGTCACAGGCGTTCATGCTTCGGTCAATCACCGGAGAACCGCCCCTAACGGCTGTATATCCCCCGGATCAGGGCGTTATCCCGGGCCGTGATTCGGTCGCGACGTTGCTTCAGGGTTTGCGTGAGTAAGCCGTTATCGATGGTGAAGGGATCAACCAAGGCAACGCCCGCCAGCCGCTCATCCCCACGAGCACCGACGCGCTGCTTCAACAATCGATTTCCTTCCTTCATCAGCAATCGGAGCAGCGCCTGATCGCCAGGCTTTCCCCCTAAATCGTTCGCAAGGCTGAGACCTTGCTGACCAGCCCAATCAACAATCACATCAGCCCGAGGCACGATTAACGCAGCCAATTGGCGCTCGTCCTGGCCCACCAGCATCACCTGTTCGATCAATGGGCTCGCCACCAGGACTTCCTCCAACGGTCCGGGCTCTATGTTTTCGCCACTGCTTAAAACGATCGTGTCCTTCGCGCGGCCGGTTAAAGCCACCGAGCCATCCGCCAAAAGCATCCCGAGATCACCCGTATCAAACCAACCTTCAGCATCTAGAACTTTTGCTGTGGCATCGGGTTTGCCCCAGTAGCCCCCCATCACTTGTGGGCCGCGCACCAGAACTCTCCCCCGCTCACGACAACCCAGCGACATTCCCGATTCAGGATCCACAACGCGAAATTCCGTGCCCGGCAACGGCAGACCCGAGCTGCCGCGAATGTTGTGCCAAGGGCGCCGACAACTGATCACTGGACTTGTTTCGGTGAGGCCATAGCCCACCAGTAGTTCAATCCCCACCGCTTCAAAAAACGCGTCGATGTGGGGGGCAATCGCCCCTCCTCCACTGATGGGATAAGCAAGCTGCCCGCCGCTCAACTGACGGCGCACCTTGGGCCACAACAAGGCCGATGCCAAAGCATGCAGCGGCCAGCGGAGGCATGCCACCCCAGCCGCCTGGAAACGTCCCGCCCAGCACACAGGCTCCAACATCAAATTGTTCGCCCGGCGCAGGGCTTGTCGCTGGGCGGAACTATTGCTGAGGGCCGCACGAAGCAACCGTTGCCGGGAGGGCGGAAACGTTTTAACCACATCTTCGAAGCCAGCCTGCACCGACTCCCACAGCCTCGGGACCGTAGCCATCGCAATCGGTTGCACCCTGGGCAAATCCTTTTTGAGCTGCTTAATCGTGGTGTAGGTCTGCGTGCAGGCACACGACAGAAAGTAGTAACTGGCACTGCGTTCATAGGCATGCCAGATCGGCAAAACACTCAACACCGGATCCCCGGGCTGGGGATAGGCCACACAGGCCAACGAGCGAATTTGGTGCAACAGATTGGCGTGCGTGAGCGGCACCCCTTTGGGCTGACCAGTCGTGCCTGAGGTGTACAAAATTGTGGCCACCTGGTTCGACCCGCAATCTCCGTCTCCATCAAGGGTCTGGGTGCGATTCACCGGAGCAAGGCCAGCCGCAGACGACAGCAACGCGTCCCAACCGATGAGTCCATCCACCGGCTCACCCTCAAGCTGCACCACCACCTTCAAGCGCGTTCGCTGCTCCGGCGTCAACGCCAAGCGGCTCCACAGATCAGCGTTCTGGACCACAAGAGCTGTGGCTTTTGAATCATCGAGGATGTAACGCAGCTCCTCAACCGGCGCCGATGCCCCGCGAACCGCATCAGCGGCACCACAACGCATGAGGGCTTGATCGGCCACCAACCATCGAGGACTGTTCTCGGAGAACAACGCCACAACATCCTTCTCTCGGACACCCTTGGCGTCGAACGCGGCAGCAGCTGTTGCGATGCGTTCGGCCAATTCACCAAAACTGAACCGTTCCGGATGGGTGGCATGGGGAGCATCGAGGGCGGTGATCGTTCCATGCCGATCCGCTAACCATGGCCACATGGCATCCACCCGAGTGAAGCTCTGGGTATGGCCATGACGTTGCAGCGACGTCGTTTCCCGAGCGGTAGGGGTCCAGCTGGCCGTCATCCGAGACGTTGCATTGATCAGCACAGGCGTATCACGCCTGCGGGGTCCACGCCAGGTGAAAGCGTGCGGCAAGGGACTGGCGGAGCAAAAGCTGAACATCGCTCACCTTCAGCCCAGGCAACCAATCGCAAAGTCGCCCGACCTGATGGCCGACCAATCCACAGGGTGTGATTTCGGCAAAACCCTCAAGGTCGCAATCCACATTGAGAGCCAACCCATGTTGCGTAATCCAACGGCGGCAGCCCACACCAATCGCCGCCACCTTGCACCCCTTTACCCACACACCCGTGAGGCCCGGCAAGCATTCGCCCTGGAGGCCTAGATCACCCAACACATCCATCACCACATGCTCCAACTGCCGCAAATACCAGTGGAGATCTGGTGTATGCCGTTGCAAATTCAAAACGGGATATGCCACCAACTGACCTGGCAAATGATGGGTGACGTCTCCGCCTCGATCAATGCGGTGCAACGGGGCCGGCGGTTCGTTGGGGTCGAAATGCAGGTGCTGGGTACTGGCACCCCGCCCAAGGGTGTAACAGGCGGGATGCTGCAGGAGCCAAACGGCTTCGGGCGCGGACGGCTCCTCGAGCAAGCGTTGTTGCCAGAGCTGCTGATCCCGCCAAGCCCGCTCAAACGGGATCTTCACGGATGGCTCAAAAAGAAATGCACCCGCAGGGTGTTCCGAAGAGCGACGCGTTACTAGCTTGCCGATATCCACCGGCACAGGTGCAAAGGATGAAGGTGCTGATCCATGGTCGCAACCTCGAGATCACTCCGGCGCTGCGGGAGTACACCAACACAAAATTGGAACGGGCCACGTCCCATTTTGGTGATGCCATCCGCGAAGCCGATGTTCACTTATCTGTGGCGAGGAACCCACGGGTTCCCCAGCAAACCGCAGAGGTGACTGTGTTTGCAAACGGCACGGTGATTCGTGCCCAAGAGCGCAGCGAAAACCTCTACGCCAGCATTGATCTCGTCGTCGGCAAGCTGGCGCGACAGCTGCGCAAATGGAAAGAGCGTCATGCGGATCACCACCACAGCCACGGCCATAGCGCCAGCCTGACGCCCAGTACCGAAGAAGTCAGCGATGAGAGCGTCGTTGAGGGCTCACTCGTCGATGGAAAGGAGGCACAGCTCCCCGAGCCAGGCGTGCGACGCAAATACTTTTCAATGCCACCGATGACACTCGATGACGCTCGGCATCAACTGGACGTGATCGATCACGATTTCTATCTGTTCAAGGACAGTGCAACCGGTGCGCTGCAGGTGATTTATCGCCGAAATCACGGCGGTTATGGCGTGATCCAAGCCCGGGATTAGCGGGATTTGCGGAATTCAACAGTGAGCACACCCGCCTGAGCCCTGTCATGGCCGCCACTACCAAGGACCTTCCGGACTTACCGCCCCTTCTTGATCAGGCCATCCTCGATCCCTTACTGAACGACGAACAACTCCATGAGTTGTGCGACGCCAGCCGCCAGGGAAATGTTCGAGCCATCTGCACAAACCTGCAGCAGTTACCAGTGCTGCGTCAGCGATTGGGAGCATCAGAAAGGGGGCCAAAATTAATTGCAGCAATCGGGTTTCCATTTGGAGCCCTGCCCGCTGAACTCAAACAGGCCGAGGCGGAA carries:
- a CDS encoding AMP-binding protein, with the protein product MTASWTPTARETTSLQRHGHTQSFTRVDAMWPWLADRHGTITALDAPHATHPERFSFGELAERIATAAAAFDAKGVREKDVVALFSENSPRWLVADQALMRCGAADAVRGASAPVEELRYILDDSKATALVVQNADLWSRLALTPEQRTRLKVVVQLEGEPVDGLIGWDALLSSAAGLAPVNRTQTLDGDGDCGSNQVATILYTSGTTGQPKGVPLTHANLLHQIRSLACVAYPQPGDPVLSVLPIWHAYERSASYYFLSCACTQTYTTIKQLKKDLPRVQPIAMATVPRLWESVQAGFEDVVKTFPPSRQRLLRAALSNSSAQRQALRRANNLMLEPVCWAGRFQAAGVACLRWPLHALASALLWPKVRRQLSGGQLAYPISGGGAIAPHIDAFFEAVGIELLVGYGLTETSPVISCRRPWHNIRGSSGLPLPGTEFRVVDPESGMSLGCRERGRVLVRGPQVMGGYWGKPDATAKVLDAEGWFDTGDLGMLLADGSVALTGRAKDTIVLSSGENIEPGPLEEVLVASPLIEQVMLVGQDERQLAALIVPRADVIVDWAGQQGLSLANDLGGKPGDQALLRLLMKEGNRLLKQRVGARGDERLAGVALVDPFTIDNGLLTQTLKQRRDRITARDNALIRGIYSR
- the hpf gene encoding ribosome hibernation-promoting factor, HPF/YfiA family — translated: MKVLIHGRNLEITPALREYTNTKLERATSHFGDAIREADVHLSVARNPRVPQQTAEVTVFANGTVIRAQERSENLYASIDLVVGKLARQLRKWKERHADHHHSHGHSASLTPSTEEVSDESVVEGSLVDGKEAQLPEPGVRRKYFSMPPMTLDDARHQLDVIDHDFYLFKDSATGALQVIYRRNHGGYGVIQARD
- a CDS encoding YlqD family protein; the encoded protein is MSDGTFLNIKRPITVRAVVTPTWKEEAERELSNGIATADQQLAQLEKEGQDVVDQVRRQSANPLDPRVQDQVGQIQQQVAAKRAELEEQKRNLLQQQAQVRELEMDQIVEQGQLESTCELKVGDNLVQKMQVAIVVRDGVVQSIEEG
- the lipB gene encoding lipoyl(octanoyl) transferase LipB, which codes for MPVDIGKLVTRRSSEHPAGAFLFEPSVKIPFERAWRDQQLWQQRLLEEPSAPEAVWLLQHPACYTLGRGASTQHLHFDPNEPPAPLHRIDRGGDVTHHLPGQLVAYPVLNLQRHTPDLHWYLRQLEHVVMDVLGDLGLQGECLPGLTGVWVKGCKVAAIGVGCRRWITQHGLALNVDCDLEGFAEITPCGLVGHQVGRLCDWLPGLKVSDVQLLLRQSLAARFHLAWTPQA